The Deinococcus malanensis DNA segment TGGCGGCAGTGACCTGGGTCCGGTGATGGCCTACGAGGCGCTCAAATACTATGCGCAGCGCGACCTGACCGTGCGCTTCGTGTCCAACGTGGACGGCACGGATCTGGTCGAGAAGACCCGCGACCTGGAGGCGGAAGAGACGCTGTTTATCGTGTCCAGCAAGACCTTCACGACCCAGGAAACCATGGCCAACGCGCAGAGCGCCCGGGCATGGCTGCTCTCAACACTGGGCGACGAGGCGGCGGTGGCGCGGCACTTCGTGGCGGTGTCCACCAACGCTGAGGCCGTGCAAAAATTCGGCATCGACACCGCCAACATGTTCGGTTTCTGGGACTGGGTGGGCGGCCGCTACTCGATGGACAGCGCCATCGGCCTGAGCTTGATGCTGGCCATCGGCCCGGACGGCTTCCAGGAACTGCTCTCGGGCTTTCACGACATGGACGAACACTTCCGCACTGCGCCGCTGGAAGCCAATCTGCCGGTGCTGATGGGTCTGCTGGGTGTCTGGTACAACAACTTCTTTGGGGCGGAGACTCTGGCGGTGCTGCCCTACGATCAGTACCTGGCCTACTTCCCGGCCTACCTGCAGCAGCTGGACATGGAAAGCAATGGCAAGCACGTGACCCTAGGCGGTCAGGAGGTCGCCTACCAGACCGGCCCGGTGGTCTGGGGCCAGCCGGGCACGAACGGTCAGCATGCCTTCTACCAGCTGATCCACCAGGGCACCAAGCTGATTCCCTGCGATTTCATCGCCTTTGCCCAGACGCTCAATCCTCTGCCCCTCCCCGGGGGCGCGCCCCATCACGACCTGCTGATGGCCAACGTGTTCGCGCAGACCGAGGCCCTGGCCTTCGGCAAGACCCTGGATGAAGTGCTGACCGAGGGTGTGGACGCCGGGCTGGCCCCACACCGCGTCTTCGAGGGGAACCGCCCCACCAGCACCCTGCTGGCCGACCGGCTGACGCCCCGCACGCTGGGGGCATTGACTGCACTGTACGAGCACAAGGTCTTTGTGCAGGGCGTGATCTGGGACGTGAATTCCTTTGACCAGTGGGGCGTGGAACTCGGCAAGGTGCTGGCCGGGAGAATCGTGAAGGAACTGGGCACCGACGAGCCCGAGCTGAGCCACGACAGCAGCACCAATGCGCTGATCCGCCGCTACCGCGCGCGGCGCTGACCCCTGGCGCTCAGCCCCGCCGCAGCGAGTTCAGAATGCCCGCGGCAATCTCCTCGACGCTGGCACTGGTCGTGTCGCGGACCGGCAGGCCGTGGCGCTGAAAGAGGCGCTCGGCACGCCGGACCTCGAACTCACACTGTTCCAGGCTGGCGTAGTGGCTGCCAGGCTTGCGCTGCGTGCGGATGGCGTGCAGCCGCCGGGGGTCGATGGTGAGACCGTGCAGTTTGCCCCGGTGTCTGGCCAGCGGCGCGGGCAGGCCCTCACGCTCGAAATCATCCTCAGCCAGCGGGTAATTGCTGGCACGCACGCCGTGCTGGAGGGCCAGAAACAGGCTGGTAGGTGTCTTTCCCGCCCGCGAGACGCCCACCAGAATCACGTCCGAGAGGTCGTACTGGCGCTCCCCGATGCCGTCGTCGGTGGCCAGCGCGAAGTCCAGTGCCTCCATGCGGCCCAGATATTCGCCGGGGTCGTGCATGTCGTGATGCCCACCGATATGCCGCGC contains these protein-coding regions:
- the pgi gene encoding glucose-6-phosphate isomerase; this encodes MSAALTETPAWQALQAHFETVKSTHLRDLFAADPQRGERLTAEGAGLYLDYSKHRVTGETLELLLALARARGLPERRDAMFGGEKINVTEGRAVLHTALRMPRGTEVLVDGRNVVPDVHEVLDRMSAFARQVRSGGWLGHTGRPIRAIVNIGIGGSDLGPVMAYEALKYYAQRDLTVRFVSNVDGTDLVEKTRDLEAEETLFIVSSKTFTTQETMANAQSARAWLLSTLGDEAAVARHFVAVSTNAEAVQKFGIDTANMFGFWDWVGGRYSMDSAIGLSLMLAIGPDGFQELLSGFHDMDEHFRTAPLEANLPVLMGLLGVWYNNFFGAETLAVLPYDQYLAYFPAYLQQLDMESNGKHVTLGGQEVAYQTGPVVWGQPGTNGQHAFYQLIHQGTKLIPCDFIAFAQTLNPLPLPGGAPHHDLLMANVFAQTEALAFGKTLDEVLTEGVDAGLAPHRVFEGNRPTSTLLADRLTPRTLGALTALYEHKVFVQGVIWDVNSFDQWGVELGKVLAGRIVKELGTDEPELSHDSSTNALIRRYRARR
- a CDS encoding pyruvate, water dikinase regulatory protein, which gives rise to MTVPAARTVLIVSDHTGLTAENIARALLAHFPGHPLRYVRRPFTADVQAARDVAAEVRDLAERGERPLVFTTITRPEVLQELQSASAQVFDLLTPGLDVLEQEFRQPAARHIGGHHDMHDPGEYLGRMEALDFALATDDGIGERQYDLSDVILVGVSRAGKTPTSLFLALQHGVRASNYPLAEDDFEREGLPAPLARHRGKLHGLTIDPRRLHAIRTQRKPGSHYASLEQCEFEVRRAERLFQRHGLPVRDTTSASVEEIAAGILNSLRRG